One genomic segment of Aquipluma nitroreducens includes these proteins:
- a CDS encoding triple tyrosine motif-containing protein has translation MRKKLIYIFLFILLLSTGASAEIINVGVPYIHNFPKNEYKAGTQNWQIERNSKNFIYFANNNGLLEFDGAHWQLYGLPTPSIIRCLKIDSNDRVYIGQQNDFGYFEPDVTGQMKYHSLLNLVPKDDRNFKEIWKIHITTFGVVFQSYTNIFVYKDDQLSSIRLKNRVSFSFYVHNRLLIQDEVEGLMEYKQGRLFEMPGLSLLKDKRIWAILPVNNTNLLIATDRNGAFISDGNTLTPWQGEANDFLKNNQLFSATVFSENHYALGTVQNGMIITDESGRIIQHINKKKGLQNNTILSIGTDRDENLWLGLDNGIDYIDTGSPFTYMFDPEGLGATYSSIVYNGKLYVGTNHGLFVKNWPEHSSIDTEGFRLIHKTVGQVWYLGVHQGILLCGHDNGTYMIDGETASQISNVNGAWMFIEPIQNKNYLIGGNYLGMTLFKKSADNKHWQFVKQIKGFNESSKLLAQDKKGNIWMSHGFKGVFCISLNGKLDSVTHYSFYNSKNGLPSDLYNNLMTIGQNIIFTTLNGIYTYNENTNSFERSEFYNNIFEQPTNIDYIKEDQFNNIWFASGNNLGVLRFLEDGTYKKVSAPFEKLSDRIISGFENINIVDRQNTFIALENGLAHYTPNYQANKKTELESYIREVVNLKNHRILYPSMIPQMLSGDSTTYAYKGNNIEFRYSSPDYKNLERIKYSYFLENYSREWSAWSEKPNCEFMNLYEGNYTFKVKAMDPFQNESEEARFTFSISPPWYRSSVAYFIYLLTTLIVIGAIVWLVYHRIEVSKRKERLKHAQEYQEKVQQYQREALISEKEIIKLRNNQLQSEMIHRDKELANQTMDLIRKNKFLVKIKEELEKVKKSSSDDSIKDKITSLTAKIDKDIDHKKQWEIFETAFDEVHEDFLRRLKEQYPNLTPKELKLCAYLRMNISTKEIAPLMNISVRGVEICRYRVRKKLNIDRDQNLTRMIIDL, from the coding sequence ATGCGTAAAAAGCTAATCTATATTTTCTTATTCATTTTATTATTATCAACGGGAGCTTCCGCAGAAATAATAAACGTTGGGGTTCCCTATATCCATAACTTTCCGAAAAATGAATACAAGGCCGGAACACAAAACTGGCAGATCGAAAGAAACAGCAAAAACTTCATTTATTTTGCCAACAACAACGGGCTTCTGGAATTTGATGGTGCTCACTGGCAACTTTATGGATTACCCACTCCATCAATTATTCGCTGTTTGAAAATTGATTCGAACGACCGGGTTTATATCGGACAGCAAAATGACTTTGGATACTTTGAGCCTGACGTAACCGGTCAAATGAAATATCATTCCTTATTAAACCTTGTACCAAAAGATGACCGGAATTTTAAGGAAATCTGGAAAATTCACATCACCACCTTTGGAGTTGTATTTCAGTCGTACACAAATATATTTGTTTATAAGGATGACCAGCTATCCTCCATTCGGTTAAAAAACAGGGTATCATTTTCGTTTTATGTACACAACCGATTACTGATTCAGGATGAAGTTGAAGGTTTGATGGAATACAAACAAGGTCGCTTGTTCGAAATGCCCGGACTTAGTTTACTGAAGGATAAAAGAATCTGGGCTATCCTACCTGTCAACAATACAAACCTTTTAATTGCGACCGATCGCAATGGAGCATTCATATCCGATGGGAATACACTAACTCCGTGGCAGGGAGAAGCAAATGATTTTCTGAAAAACAACCAACTGTTTTCGGCAACTGTATTTAGCGAAAACCATTACGCATTGGGAACTGTCCAAAACGGAATGATCATTACAGATGAATCGGGGAGAATTATACAACACATCAACAAAAAGAAAGGACTTCAGAACAATACGATATTAAGCATCGGAACCGATCGCGATGAAAACCTTTGGTTAGGGCTTGATAACGGGATAGACTACATCGACACCGGTTCTCCATTCACCTATATGTTCGACCCGGAAGGATTAGGTGCGACTTACTCATCGATAGTTTACAACGGGAAATTGTATGTAGGGACCAACCATGGACTTTTTGTAAAAAACTGGCCTGAGCATTCAAGTATTGACACCGAAGGATTCAGGCTCATTCATAAAACAGTTGGACAAGTATGGTATTTGGGTGTGCATCAGGGAATCTTGTTATGTGGACACGACAATGGCACATATATGATTGATGGGGAAACTGCTTCCCAGATTTCTAATGTAAATGGAGCATGGATGTTTATTGAACCCATACAGAACAAGAACTACCTAATTGGTGGAAATTATTTGGGAATGACGCTGTTTAAAAAGTCGGCAGACAATAAACACTGGCAATTTGTAAAACAAATAAAAGGATTCAATGAATCATCGAAATTGCTGGCACAAGACAAAAAAGGGAATATCTGGATGAGCCATGGATTTAAAGGTGTGTTTTGTATATCCCTGAACGGAAAACTGGACAGTGTCACTCATTATTCGTTTTATAACTCGAAAAACGGACTTCCATCAGACTTATACAATAACCTGATGACGATTGGGCAAAATATCATTTTTACAACGTTAAATGGAATTTACACTTACAACGAGAACACCAATAGCTTTGAACGATCGGAGTTTTACAACAACATTTTTGAACAACCGACTAATATTGACTACATTAAAGAAGATCAGTTCAACAACATCTGGTTTGCCAGCGGAAACAACCTTGGAGTACTCCGTTTTTTGGAAGATGGAACTTATAAAAAGGTAAGCGCCCCATTTGAAAAATTATCGGATCGCATTATCTCCGGATTTGAAAACATCAACATAGTAGACCGTCAAAATACATTTATCGCTCTCGAAAATGGACTGGCGCATTACACTCCAAATTACCAGGCAAACAAAAAAACAGAACTTGAATCATACATTAGGGAGGTTGTAAACCTTAAAAATCATCGCATATTGTATCCATCAATGATTCCCCAAATGCTATCTGGTGATTCAACAACATATGCTTACAAGGGTAATAACATCGAGTTCAGGTATTCCAGTCCTGACTACAAAAATTTGGAACGAATCAAGTACAGTTACTTTCTTGAAAACTATAGCAGGGAATGGTCAGCTTGGTCAGAAAAGCCCAATTGCGAATTTATGAATTTGTACGAGGGAAATTATACGTTCAAGGTAAAGGCAATGGATCCCTTTCAAAACGAGAGCGAAGAGGCAAGATTTACATTTTCAATTAGTCCTCCATGGTACCGGTCATCTGTGGCATACTTCATTTATTTACTGACCACCTTAATAGTTATAGGGGCAATCGTTTGGTTAGTATATCATCGGATTGAGGTTTCGAAAAGGAAGGAAAGATTGAAACACGCTCAGGAATATCAGGAAAAAGTCCAGCAGTATCAAAGGGAAGCATTGATCTCAGAAAAAGAGATTATTAAACTTCGAAACAATCAGCTTCAAAGTGAAATGATTCACCGGGATAAAGAGCTTGCCAACCAGACCATGGATTTAATCAGGAAAAACAAATTTCTGGTCAAGATCAAAGAGGAGTTGGAGAAAGTAAAGAAATCCAGTTCAGATGATTCGATCAAAGATAAAATCACTTCATTGACTGCTAAAATTGACAAAGATATTGACCATAAAAAGCAATGGGAAATATTTGAAACAGCATTCGACGAAGTTCATGAAGATTTTTTAAGACGGCTAAAAGAACAATATCCAAATCTTACCCCGAAAGAACTAAAACTATGCGCCTACCTTCGAATGAATATTTCGACCAAGGAAATTGCCCCATTGATGAATATCTCAGTTCGGGGAGTTGAAATTTGCCGCTACCGGGTTCGAAAAAAACTCAATATCGACCGCGATCAAAACCTCACAAGAATGATTATCGATTTATAG
- a CDS encoding RNA polymerase sigma factor: protein MATDQYLVGKVLDGDTNAFATIIQNTEGLVTQIVFKMISRTEDRKDIAQDIYLKAFKSLPGFRYQSKLSTWIAQIAYNTCLTYLEKKKLVLLDNRNEHSEPDNDSLEFVGSKSVVGLFNQTENDIFQRELNEILKSEIELLSPLHKTLITLYHNEELSYEEIARITQLPEGTVKSYLFRARRSLKDSLLRKYKKEEL from the coding sequence ATGGCGACAGATCAGTATTTGGTTGGGAAGGTATTGGATGGAGACACCAATGCCTTTGCAACCATTATTCAAAATACCGAAGGGTTGGTTACTCAAATCGTTTTTAAAATGATTAGTCGTACCGAAGACCGAAAAGACATTGCCCAGGACATTTATTTGAAAGCATTTAAAAGTTTGCCCGGATTCAGGTATCAATCGAAACTTTCGACGTGGATTGCACAAATTGCCTACAATACCTGCCTGACTTACCTTGAAAAGAAAAAGCTGGTTCTTCTCGATAATCGAAATGAGCATTCTGAACCAGACAATGATTCTCTTGAGTTTGTCGGCAGCAAATCAGTAGTTGGCTTATTCAATCAAACTGAAAATGATATTTTTCAGCGAGAACTGAATGAAATTCTGAAATCGGAAATCGAACTGCTTTCGCCTTTACACAAAACGTTGATCACGTTATATCACAACGAAGAACTGAGTTATGAAGAAATTGCCCGGATCACCCAACTTCCAGAAGGAACTGTGAAAAGCTATTTATTCAGGGCAAGGCGATCGTTAAAAGACAGTTTATTACGCAAATACAAAAAAGAAGAACTATGA
- a CDS encoding 2-oxoacid:ferredoxin oxidoreductase subunit beta — protein sequence MTKFNYTAKDFKSAAEVRWCPGCGDYAIMNAVQKTMADMDIAHKDFAVISGIGCSSRFPYYMSTYGFHTIHGRAAAIASGVKSANPDLTVWVITGDGDSLAIGGNHFIHLVRRNINLNLVLFNNKIYGLTKGQYSPTSDRGKITKTSPFGTIEDSFIPGQLVLGSRGTFFARAIDSNVKHTQEVLAESAKHEGTSVVEVLQNCVIFNDGIHDYVADPKFRAERQLFLMKGEPMIFGEQEDKGLILENGHLKVVKIGENGITREDILVHHPEEDNLGLQVALINMALPEFPVAMGVIRSVKAPIYDQEMKKQIETVQAKRRVTCMDELLQSGNTWTVDGENCSEPVKFFDNKCFV from the coding sequence ATGACAAAATTCAATTATACTGCCAAAGATTTTAAAAGTGCCGCTGAAGTTCGCTGGTGTCCGGGATGTGGCGATTATGCCATTATGAATGCGGTTCAGAAGACTATGGCCGATATGGACATCGCACACAAAGATTTTGCCGTTATCTCCGGAATTGGTTGTTCATCAAGGTTTCCGTATTACATGAGTACTTACGGGTTCCATACCATTCATGGCCGGGCTGCGGCTATTGCATCGGGAGTTAAATCGGCTAACCCCGATTTAACGGTTTGGGTGATTACCGGCGATGGCGACTCATTGGCTATCGGTGGAAACCACTTCATTCACCTGGTTCGTCGTAACATTAACCTCAACCTGGTTCTTTTCAATAACAAAATATATGGGTTGACTAAAGGACAATATTCACCTACATCAGACCGTGGTAAGATTACCAAAACTTCGCCGTTTGGAACCATCGAAGACTCGTTTATTCCGGGGCAGTTGGTTTTAGGTTCACGCGGAACATTCTTTGCGCGAGCAATCGACAGTAATGTAAAACACACTCAGGAAGTTCTGGCTGAATCAGCAAAGCACGAAGGCACTTCAGTAGTAGAAGTACTTCAAAATTGCGTGATTTTCAATGATGGAATCCACGATTACGTTGCTGACCCTAAATTCCGCGCCGAACGCCAATTATTCCTGATGAAAGGCGAACCAATGATTTTTGGAGAACAGGAAGACAAAGGTTTGATTCTGGAGAACGGACACCTGAAAGTGGTGAAAATTGGCGAAAACGGCATTACCCGCGAAGACATTTTGGTTCATCATCCGGAAGAAGACAACCTTGGCTTACAGGTTGCTTTAATCAACATGGCGCTTCCGGAATTCCCAGTTGCAATGGGCGTTATCCGAAGTGTTAAAGCTCCTATTTACGATCAGGAAATGAAAAAGCAGATTGAAACGGTTCAGGCCAAACGCAGAGTAACTTGCATGGACGAATTGTTACAATCGGGAAATACCTGGACTGTTGACGGAGAAAACTGTAGCGAACCGGTTAAATTTTTCGACAACAAATGTTTCGTATAG
- a CDS encoding 2-oxoacid:acceptor oxidoreductase subunit alpha has product MKDAKVIELEEVAIRFSGDSGDGMQLTGTLFSDTSALFGNDISTFPDYPSEIRAPQGTVGGVSGFQVQFGKKKITTPGDLAHVLIAMNPAALKANAAFMNPGGTIIFDVDSFSEKNFAKAQFQTLDPFAELKLDDYFKIPVPITSLTKESLKDLELDNKSVLRCKNMFALGLICWMFERPLDYIERFIQNKFGKKSPLIAEANLKVLHDGYNYGMNMQHATPRFIVHPAPIEKGIYRNINGNLATAWGLLAAAEKSGLNLFIGSYPITPATDVLQALAERKDLGVKSFQAEDEIAGICTTIGAAFAGHLAVTSTSGPGFALKAEALGLSVMAELPIVVVNVQRGGPSTGLPTKTEQSDLLQTLYGRNGESPLVVVAASTPSDCFYYAFLAAKIALERMVPVVLLTDGFLGNGSEPWRVPSMSELPSITPRKATNPELFKPYNRDPETLAREWAVPGMEGFEHRIGGLEKNAAGGVSHDPENHHINTQIRAEKVAKVVDMIPELEVVGEAEGDLLVVGWGGTYGHMISSVRAMQNAGKKVSLAHFNYIKPLPKNTAEVFSKFKKIVVCELNLGQFASYLRDSVPGFHYYQVNKMKGLPFSVHELVENFEKILEA; this is encoded by the coding sequence ATGAAAGATGCAAAGGTTATTGAACTTGAGGAGGTAGCCATAAGGTTTTCAGGAGACTCTGGCGATGGAATGCAGTTGACTGGAACATTGTTTTCAGACACTTCAGCACTTTTCGGAAATGACATTTCTACATTTCCGGATTATCCCTCTGAAATCAGGGCACCTCAGGGAACTGTTGGTGGTGTATCAGGGTTTCAGGTACAATTTGGGAAAAAGAAAATTACCACACCGGGAGATTTGGCTCATGTACTTATTGCCATGAACCCTGCTGCACTAAAAGCAAATGCGGCATTCATGAATCCAGGCGGCACCATAATTTTTGATGTAGATTCATTTTCTGAAAAGAATTTTGCCAAGGCACAATTTCAGACATTAGATCCTTTTGCTGAATTAAAACTGGATGATTATTTCAAAATTCCGGTACCAATTACCAGTCTTACCAAAGAAAGCCTTAAAGATCTGGAGCTCGACAACAAGAGCGTTTTGCGTTGTAAAAATATGTTTGCCCTTGGATTGATTTGCTGGATGTTCGAACGTCCGTTAGATTATATCGAACGGTTTATCCAGAATAAATTTGGCAAAAAAAGTCCGTTAATTGCTGAAGCTAACCTGAAGGTTCTTCACGACGGATATAACTACGGCATGAATATGCAGCATGCAACTCCACGATTCATAGTACATCCTGCACCAATCGAAAAAGGAATTTACCGCAACATTAACGGGAACCTTGCAACTGCCTGGGGACTTTTAGCCGCTGCCGAAAAATCCGGATTGAATCTGTTTATCGGCTCTTACCCTATTACACCTGCCACCGACGTTCTGCAAGCGTTGGCTGAACGGAAAGACCTTGGAGTAAAATCATTTCAGGCAGAAGACGAAATTGCCGGGATCTGTACTACAATTGGAGCTGCATTTGCAGGTCATTTGGCAGTAACATCGACATCGGGTCCAGGATTTGCTTTAAAAGCAGAGGCTCTGGGACTTTCGGTGATGGCTGAATTACCAATCGTTGTAGTTAATGTACAGCGTGGCGGTCCTTCAACCGGACTTCCAACCAAAACAGAACAATCCGATTTATTACAAACGTTATACGGCAGAAACGGAGAAAGCCCACTGGTTGTGGTTGCCGCAAGTACTCCATCCGACTGTTTTTACTATGCTTTCCTGGCAGCAAAGATCGCTCTCGAACGAATGGTTCCTGTAGTTCTCTTAACTGATGGATTTTTAGGAAATGGAAGCGAACCTTGGCGAGTGCCAAGTATGAGCGAATTGCCATCGATTACACCACGTAAAGCAACCAACCCTGAATTATTTAAACCATACAACCGTGATCCGGAAACATTAGCTAGAGAATGGGCCGTTCCGGGAATGGAAGGATTTGAACACCGAATTGGTGGATTAGAAAAAAATGCAGCTGGCGGCGTTAGCCACGATCCGGAGAACCACCACATCAATACCCAAATCAGAGCCGAAAAAGTCGCAAAGGTTGTTGATATGATTCCGGAATTGGAAGTCGTTGGTGAAGCTGAAGGCGATTTACTGGTTGTTGGCTGGGGTGGAACTTATGGGCACATGATCAGTTCTGTCCGCGCGATGCAGAATGCAGGTAAGAAAGTAAGCCTGGCTCATTTTAATTACATTAAACCATTACCCAAAAATACAGCTGAAGTTTTCAGTAAATTCAAGAAAATCGTTGTTTGCGAACTAAACCTGGGACAATTTGCCAGCTATTTGCGCGACAGTGTACCTGGATTCCATTACTATCAGGTAAACAAGATGAAGGGACTACCATTCTCGGTACACGAATTAGTTGAAAACTTTGAAAAAATACTGGAGGCTTAA
- a CDS encoding gamma carbonic anhydrase family protein — MALIKTILGKTPAFGENCFLAETATIIGDVVTGNDCSIWYGAVLRGDVHYIRLGNNTNVQDNAVIHATYQKSPTNIGNNVTIAHGAIVHGCTIHDNVMIGMNAVVLDEAVIESNSIVAAGSVVSKGTRVESGTVYAGIPAKKIKDIGPELLEGEIKRIAKAYGMYSSWYKEV, encoded by the coding sequence ATGGCACTTATAAAAACAATTTTAGGAAAAACTCCGGCATTTGGTGAAAACTGTTTTTTAGCCGAAACGGCAACGATAATTGGTGATGTTGTTACAGGCAATGATTGTAGCATTTGGTATGGGGCCGTTTTGCGTGGCGACGTTCATTATATTCGCTTAGGCAACAATACGAATGTACAGGATAATGCTGTAATCCATGCCACTTACCAGAAATCGCCCACCAACATTGGTAATAATGTAACAATTGCGCACGGTGCAATTGTACACGGCTGCACTATTCATGACAATGTGATGATTGGAATGAATGCCGTTGTTCTTGATGAAGCTGTGATTGAAAGCAACAGCATTGTGGCCGCGGGATCAGTAGTCAGCAAAGGAACCCGAGTCGAAAGTGGTACGGTTTACGCAGGTATTCCCGCTAAGAAGATAAAAGATATAGGACCAGAATTACTCGAAGGCGAAATTAAACGTATTGCCAAAGCCTATGGAATGTATTCGAGTTGGTACAAAGAAGTTTAG
- a CDS encoding beta-L-arabinofuranosidase domain-containing protein: MKHILLSLIVCLISIHVFGQSLSEAEKFVPPVYQELPLGAIQPDGWLKHQLQIMRNGTSGHLDEVYAKIGKDNGWLGGTGDAWEETPYWLDGAVPLAWLLKDLTLQKKVKKYIDWTIEHQRSSGYFGGITNYELQNDTTVTVKNMKEAGADWWPKMVMLKVMKQYYQATGDPRVIGFMKKYFQFQINALKNAPLGQWTEWATSRGTENVMMAQWLFQVTKDESLLELASLIESQSFSWSEWFGNRDWVIWAAAYQNGDRWMHRHGVNVGMAIKSPAINYQRTGDQKYLKALKTGFTDLMTLHGLPMGIFSADEDLHGNDPIQGTELCAIVESMYSLEEIGSITGDPFYMDALERMAFNALPSQTTDDYNNKQYFQIANQVQISRGVFNFSLPFDREMNNVLGMRSGYTCCLANMHQGWPKFAQHLWYKNEKNGLAALVFSPNTVKTTVGSDNTEIEIVENTTYPFDEKIQFDLKMKNSVEFPFDIRIPAWCKNPSIKINGKKLPIENNGQIVSINRKWSNLDQLVVYFPMEVTTSNWGRNSTAIERGPLVYALKIKERWEKGNDEKEGDYFSVFPESDWNYGLVQDAVQNPKEHINVSAVKTVNSDFVWNLSHAPIEISVPGKQIPGWKAIEGVAYQPVTARDGIYKGKVSEKTEQLTLVPIGCTKVRIVAFPVVK; the protein is encoded by the coding sequence ATGAAACATATTCTTTTATCGCTGATAGTCTGCCTGATTTCAATCCATGTTTTTGGACAAAGTCTTTCTGAAGCAGAAAAATTTGTACCGCCAGTCTATCAGGAATTACCGCTTGGAGCTATTCAACCCGATGGATGGTTAAAACATCAGCTGCAAATTATGCGCAATGGAACTTCAGGCCATTTAGATGAAGTTTATGCTAAAATAGGAAAAGACAATGGCTGGCTCGGTGGGACCGGCGATGCTTGGGAAGAGACTCCTTACTGGCTCGATGGCGCAGTACCGCTGGCATGGTTGCTTAAAGATCTGACCCTTCAGAAAAAAGTAAAAAAATACATCGACTGGACCATTGAACACCAACGGTCCTCTGGCTATTTTGGTGGAATTACCAACTATGAACTCCAAAACGACACTACTGTAACAGTTAAAAACATGAAAGAAGCAGGCGCCGACTGGTGGCCTAAAATGGTTATGCTGAAAGTGATGAAGCAGTATTATCAGGCAACTGGTGATCCTCGGGTAATCGGGTTCATGAAAAAGTATTTTCAATTTCAGATTAATGCGCTAAAAAATGCACCACTGGGGCAATGGACTGAATGGGCAACCTCCAGAGGAACAGAAAATGTAATGATGGCGCAGTGGTTGTTTCAGGTCACCAAAGATGAATCGTTGCTCGAATTGGCCAGTTTAATTGAGTCGCAATCATTCAGCTGGAGCGAATGGTTTGGTAATCGCGATTGGGTAATCTGGGCGGCAGCTTACCAGAATGGCGACCGCTGGATGCACCGGCATGGAGTGAATGTAGGCATGGCTATCAAATCTCCCGCAATAAACTACCAGCGTACAGGTGATCAAAAATACCTGAAAGCCTTAAAAACTGGCTTTACCGATTTGATGACCCTTCACGGATTGCCCATGGGGATTTTTTCGGCTGATGAAGATTTGCATGGAAACGATCCGATTCAGGGAACTGAACTCTGTGCCATTGTTGAATCAATGTATTCGTTGGAAGAGATAGGCTCAATTACCGGCGATCCATTCTATATGGATGCATTGGAACGAATGGCCTTTAATGCGCTTCCCTCGCAAACAACCGATGACTATAACAACAAACAATATTTTCAGATTGCCAATCAAGTTCAGATTTCGCGCGGAGTGTTTAATTTTTCGCTGCCCTTCGACCGTGAAATGAATAATGTGCTTGGGATGCGAAGCGGCTACACCTGCTGCCTGGCCAATATGCATCAGGGTTGGCCAAAATTCGCCCAGCATTTGTGGTACAAGAATGAGAAAAATGGTTTAGCTGCGTTGGTCTTTAGTCCCAATACGGTCAAAACAACCGTTGGAAGCGACAATACCGAAATTGAAATTGTGGAAAACACCACCTATCCTTTTGACGAAAAAATTCAGTTCGATCTGAAAATGAAGAATTCAGTTGAATTTCCGTTTGACATTCGAATTCCAGCATGGTGTAAAAATCCTTCGATTAAAATAAATGGGAAAAAGTTACCAATTGAAAACAATGGTCAAATCGTCTCAATCAATCGTAAATGGTCGAACCTCGACCAATTGGTTGTTTATTTCCCCATGGAGGTCACCACTTCAAACTGGGGAAGAAACTCCACTGCCATAGAACGCGGGCCATTGGTTTATGCGCTTAAAATTAAAGAGCGCTGGGAAAAAGGCAATGACGAAAAGGAAGGCGACTACTTTTCGGTATTTCCAGAATCGGATTGGAATTACGGTTTAGTTCAGGATGCGGTTCAGAATCCAAAGGAACATATAAACGTTTCGGCGGTTAAAACTGTAAATTCTGATTTTGTCTGGAATCTCAGTCATGCACCAATCGAGATAAGTGTACCCGGCAAGCAGATTCCCGGATGGAAGGCTATTGAAGGAGTTGCTTACCAGCCAGTAACCGCCCGCGATGGCATTTACAAAGGAAAGGTCTCGGAAAAAACAGAGCAATTAACTTTAGTTCCGATTGGTTGTACCAAGGTCAGAATTGTGGCATTCCCAGTTGTAAAATAG